The following are from one region of the Gloeomargarita lithophora Alchichica-D10 genome:
- a CDS encoding Uma2 family endonuclease, with product MQSRLQTVGFTEFLAWYPANDRRYELINGEIIEMRPTGDHERITAHLVRVIDREIERLGHDWFIPKTACLKPAGDLDGYIPDVMVLDRQELAGEPLWKKASTLTQGRSTPLVVEVVSTNWHDDYAKKLDDYEALGIGEYWIVDYRGLGGRRFIGFPKQPTLTVCTLTSGEYQLAQFRAQDILKSSVFPELKIPAVTILA from the coding sequence ATGCAAAGCCGCTTGCAAACCGTGGGATTTACCGAATTTTTGGCCTGGTATCCGGCGAACGACCGTCGCTACGAACTAATCAATGGTGAAATCATCGAAATGCGTCCCACTGGCGACCATGAACGGATAACAGCGCATCTGGTGCGGGTGATTGACCGGGAAATTGAACGGCTTGGGCACGATTGGTTTATCCCCAAAACCGCGTGTCTGAAACCGGCGGGTGATCTGGACGGCTACATTCCCGATGTCATGGTGTTAGATCGCCAAGAGTTGGCCGGAGAACCCCTATGGAAAAAGGCTTCTACCCTCACCCAAGGGCGTTCTACCCCCTTAGTGGTGGAAGTTGTCAGTACTAACTGGCACGATGATTACGCTAAAAAACTCGACGATTACGAAGCCTTGGGCATTGGAGAATACTGGATTGTGGATTATCGGGGGCTGGGGGGTCGCCGCTTCATCGGTTTTCCCAAACAACCCACACTCACCGTCTGCACCTTGACCAGTGGGGAGTACCAACTGGCACAATTTCGGGCACAGGATATTCTCAAATCTTCCGTCTTTCCAGAACTAAAAATTCCTGCTGTTACCATACTTGCTTAA
- a CDS encoding class I SAM-dependent methyltransferase: MTDTNAITQAVQNLYNVYPFPPEPLTDGAPPGYNWRWCVPAAHHFALGWVPHAWGELNILDAGCGTGVGTDYLAHLNPTAQVTGIDLSPAALGIAQERVARSGVAHRVTLQQLSLTDVPQLSQQYQYINCVGVLHHLPDPKAGLRALAGVLAPGGLMHIFVYALWGRWEIRRMQKAIACLQPPGDYPAGVAMGRRLFAHLPADNRLVRRERERWALDNIQDATFADMYVHPQEIDYTVQTLFELIADSGLAFLGFSNPRYWRLERLLAPLPELLQTAQGLPQQQQYELMEALDPELSHFELFLGRQPLAHFDGSEATLVQQATPVRSPCLMGWPGRSLLDYDYQAVDLTPVEQELLARCEGDLRVNEVLAQVPSATLEQVQDLQKRQLIWLKR, translated from the coding sequence ATGACTGATACCAATGCCATTACTCAAGCGGTACAAAATTTATACAATGTTTATCCATTTCCGCCGGAACCGCTCACGGATGGCGCGCCTCCTGGGTATAACTGGCGGTGGTGTGTCCCGGCGGCACATCATTTTGCCCTGGGTTGGGTGCCCCACGCCTGGGGTGAATTAAACATCCTGGATGCGGGGTGTGGGACGGGGGTGGGAACGGATTATTTGGCGCACCTGAACCCCACCGCCCAAGTGACGGGGATTGATCTCAGTCCGGCGGCCTTGGGGATTGCCCAGGAACGGGTGGCTCGCTCTGGGGTGGCGCACCGGGTGACATTGCAACAGTTGAGCCTGACGGATGTACCGCAATTATCCCAACAATATCAGTATATCAACTGTGTGGGAGTTTTACATCATTTGCCTGACCCCAAGGCGGGTTTACGGGCTTTAGCCGGGGTTTTGGCTCCGGGTGGATTGATGCATATTTTTGTCTATGCCCTATGGGGTCGCTGGGAAATTCGGCGGATGCAAAAGGCCATTGCCTGCCTACAACCACCGGGGGATTATCCGGCGGGGGTGGCGATGGGGCGGCGGTTGTTTGCCCATTTACCGGCGGATAATCGCTTGGTACGGCGGGAGCGGGAACGCTGGGCGTTGGACAATATCCAGGATGCCACCTTTGCGGATATGTATGTGCATCCCCAGGAGATTGATTACACAGTACAAACATTGTTTGAATTAATTGCCGATTCGGGGTTAGCATTTCTGGGTTTTTCCAATCCCCGGTACTGGCGGTTGGAGCGGTTGCTTGCCCCCCTGCCAGAACTGTTACAAACCGCCCAGGGATTGCCTCAACAACAGCAGTACGAGCTGATGGAAGCCCTTGACCCGGAACTGAGCCATTTTGAGCTATTTTTGGGACGACAACCCCTAGCCCATTTCGATGGCAGTGAGGCAACTTTAGTCCAACAGGCGACCCCGGTGCGTTCCCCTTGTCTGATGGGCTGGCCGGGGCGTTCCCTGCTGGATTACGACTACCAAGCGGTGGATTTGACCCCGGTAGAGCAGGAATTATTAGCCCGGTGTGAGGGCGATTTAAGGGTAAATGAGGTATTAGCTCAAGTGCCATCAGCCACATTAGAACAGGTGCAGGATTTACAAAAAAGGCAGTTGATTTGGCTAAAACGTTAA
- a CDS encoding DUF3644 domain-containing protein: MVFRNLETTTLLYLAILAIIAWTYLLHAFYRDKKIDYKHYKMQGKRKKYDKTSKGAYKFWELERCLNENRCPIKSVVKSNLMFLIGLRHEIEHQMTTRIDDYLSARFQACCLNYNHYIKTLFKEKFSIDKHLSFSLQFSSIEEEHLNQLKEFTDLPQNISAFINGFDSEIPYDVYNDMRYSYRVLYVPKSVNHKGQADKVIEFIPANSPEAESINKQYVLIKEKEKKKYLPSEIVNLMQRQGYSKFNQHQHTQLWKSRDAKNEGKGFGVQIAKTWYWYSSWLDEVKKHCQDNSKTLGKNT, translated from the coding sequence TTGGTTTTCCGAAATCTTGAGACGACAACCTTACTCTACTTAGCTATATTAGCGATTATTGCATGGACATACCTATTACACGCTTTTTATAGAGATAAGAAAATTGATTATAAACATTACAAAATGCAGGGGAAAAGAAAAAAATACGATAAAACTAGTAAAGGTGCATATAAATTCTGGGAACTTGAGAGATGCCTAAATGAGAATAGATGTCCTATAAAAAGTGTAGTCAAGTCTAATTTAATGTTTTTGATTGGTTTGCGACATGAAATAGAGCATCAAATGACTACAAGAATTGATGATTATCTAAGTGCAAGATTTCAAGCCTGTTGTCTTAATTATAATCATTATATTAAAACCCTTTTCAAGGAGAAATTTAGCATTGATAAACACCTATCGTTTTCGTTACAATTTTCTTCTATCGAAGAGGAACACCTTAATCAGCTAAAAGAATTTACTGATTTACCTCAAAATATTTCTGCTTTTATTAACGGATTTGATTCTGAAATTCCTTATGATGTATACAATGACATGAGATATTCTTATCGAGTTTTATATGTTCCAAAGTCGGTTAATCACAAGGGGCAAGCCGATAAGGTGATTGAGTTTATTCCTGCTAACTCTCCCGAAGCAGAAAGTATAAATAAACAATATGTCTTAATTAAAGAAAAGGAAAAGAAAAAGTATCTTCCAAGTGAAATTGTTAATCTTATGCAGAGGCAGGGCTACAGTAAGTTTAATCAACATCAGCATACTCAGCTTTGGAAATCCAGAGACGCAAAAAATGAGGGAAAGGGATTTGGAGTACAGATAGCCAAGACATGGTATTGGTATAGTAGCTGGCTAGATGAAGTGAAGAAGCATTGCCAGGACAATAGTAAAACATTGGGTAAAAACACATAA
- a CDS encoding NAD(P)H-quinone oxidoreductase subunit N — protein sequence MEAVSFVALNTGTVVPELLVIGTLTLVLLADLLAGRQASRWTPYLALAGLTGAVVALALQWDMPVTEGFLGSFQADHLGILFRGLVALAGAMGILIAIRYVNEAGSALGEYMTILLVATVGGMFLAGADEMVMVFVALETLGLASYLLAGYMKRDVRSNEAALKYLLIGATSSAIFLYGLSLLYGLSGGETRLSAIAQQLVNQDISQSVGALMALVFVIAGIAFKLSAVPFHQWTPDVYEGSPTPVVAFLSVGSKAAGFALAIRLLVSVFPGATAQWQFVFESLAILSMVLGNVVALTQTSLKRLLAYSSIGQAGFLMIGLAIGTPEGYASIVFYSLIYLFTNLGAFTCVILFSLRAGTDEINEYAGLYQKDPLLTLGLSLCLLSLGGIPPLSGFFGKLYIFWAGWQAGAYTLVLVGLVTSVISIYYYIRVVRMVVVKEPQEMSLAVQNYPPLTWDLAGLPELRATLIACVAVTTVAGLLANPLLSLANNAVTSTDFLQPTVPQVAQK from the coding sequence ATGGAAGCGGTGTCGTTCGTGGCGTTGAATACGGGAACGGTGGTACCGGAACTTTTGGTGATTGGCACCCTAACCCTGGTGCTGTTGGCGGATTTGCTGGCGGGGCGGCAGGCCAGCCGCTGGACACCCTACCTGGCACTGGCGGGTTTGACCGGGGCGGTGGTGGCTTTGGCACTCCAGTGGGATATGCCGGTGACCGAGGGGTTTTTGGGCAGTTTCCAAGCGGATCACCTGGGGATTTTGTTTCGGGGGTTGGTGGCACTGGCGGGAGCCATGGGCATCCTGATTGCAATCCGCTATGTGAATGAGGCGGGCAGTGCCCTGGGGGAATACATGACTATCCTGCTGGTCGCCACGGTGGGGGGGATGTTCCTGGCCGGGGCGGACGAGATGGTGATGGTGTTTGTGGCGTTGGAAACCCTGGGGCTGGCTTCCTATCTGCTGGCGGGTTATATGAAGCGGGATGTGCGCTCGAATGAAGCTGCTTTGAAGTATTTGTTGATTGGGGCGACCAGTTCGGCGATTTTCTTGTATGGTTTATCCCTGCTCTACGGGTTGTCCGGCGGCGAAACCCGGTTGAGTGCCATTGCCCAGCAGTTGGTAAACCAGGACATTAGCCAGTCTGTGGGGGCGTTGATGGCGCTGGTGTTTGTGATTGCGGGGATTGCCTTTAAGCTGTCGGCGGTGCCGTTTCACCAGTGGACTCCCGATGTGTATGAGGGTTCGCCCACGCCGGTGGTGGCGTTTCTTTCGGTGGGTTCCAAGGCGGCGGGGTTTGCCCTGGCGATTCGCCTGTTGGTGAGCGTATTTCCGGGGGCAACGGCGCAATGGCAATTTGTGTTTGAATCCTTGGCAATCCTGAGCATGGTTTTGGGCAATGTGGTGGCCTTGACCCAAACCAGCTTAAAGCGGTTGTTGGCCTATTCTTCGATTGGGCAGGCGGGGTTTTTGATGATTGGTTTGGCGATTGGCACCCCGGAGGGTTATGCCAGTATCGTGTTTTATTCGTTAATTTATTTGTTTACTAATTTGGGTGCCTTCACCTGTGTGATTTTGTTCAGCCTGCGGGCGGGGACGGATGAAATTAATGAATACGCTGGCCTCTACCAAAAAGACCCGTTGCTCACCCTGGGGTTGAGTTTGTGTTTGCTCTCGTTGGGGGGCATTCCGCCGCTTTCTGGTTTTTTTGGCAAGTTGTATATTTTCTGGGCGGGTTGGCAAGCCGGGGCTTATACGTTGGTGTTGGTCGGTTTAGTGACCAGCGTGATTTCGATTTACTATTACATCCGGGTGGTGCGGATGGTTGTGGTCAAGGAACCTCAAGAAATGTCCCTGGCGGTGCAAAATTATCCGCCGCTCACCTGGGATTTGGCGGGTTTACCGGAATTGCGGGCGACTTTGATCGCTTGCGTGGCGGTGACGACGGTGGCGGGTTTGTTGGCCAATCCCCTGCTTTCTCTAGCGAACAACGCGGTAACCAGTACGGATTTTTTGCAACCGACAGTTCCCCAGGTGGCGCAGAAATAG
- a CDS encoding FAD-dependent oxidoreductase: MALSLACGALIPELASVDILVVGGGTAGAVAGIAAGRTGYRTLVVEQLGCLGGTQTAALVTPMMPNQVDQVPLNGGIDGEINQRLNDLQESGVWKDGNRGWFNPESLKWLLEEMLLASGAELLYYSFFEDVIVSDQQVLGIVVTNKAGRGKILAQRTIDATGDGDVAYRAGVAFASGDPETGVNQPFSVRFHLGNVDLARFAEFLGSLGRHDVLAQAEGSQVPLIHTAMVWERGWTLEPLFRQGVADGVLLPEDGEYFQVFTMAGRPGELAFNCPRISGQVDGTNPWHLTQAQILGRRAMRRYLAFCRRYLPGCENAYLVMGAPLVGVRESRRLVGEYVLTEADVLGARKFPDGIGRNNYPIDIHRPTKDQRPGLTRLPAGEYHEIPYRCLVPVGVEQLLVAGRCLSATFAAQGSVRVQSNCRAMGEAAAVAMGMSLTAQITPRRVDGVQLRQKLIAQGAKL, translated from the coding sequence ATGGCGCTCTCGCTTGCCTGTGGTGCCCTCATCCCGGAATTAGCCAGTGTGGATATTTTGGTGGTCGGGGGGGGGACGGCTGGGGCAGTGGCGGGGATTGCCGCTGGACGTACGGGGTATCGCACCCTAGTGGTGGAGCAATTGGGTTGTTTGGGGGGCACGCAAACCGCCGCTTTGGTGACACCGATGATGCCGAATCAGGTGGATCAGGTGCCCCTGAATGGGGGGATTGACGGGGAAATTAACCAACGCTTGAATGACCTCCAGGAATCGGGGGTCTGGAAGGACGGCAACCGGGGCTGGTTTAACCCGGAGTCCCTGAAATGGCTGTTGGAAGAAATGCTCCTAGCCAGTGGAGCCGAGCTTTTGTATTACAGTTTTTTTGAGGATGTAATTGTCTCGGATCAGCAGGTGTTGGGGATTGTGGTAACGAATAAAGCGGGGCGGGGCAAAATCCTAGCCCAGCGTACCATTGATGCCACCGGGGATGGGGATGTGGCCTACCGGGCGGGGGTGGCGTTTGCTAGCGGAGACCCGGAGACGGGGGTAAATCAGCCGTTTTCGGTGCGCTTTCACCTGGGGAATGTGGATTTGGCTCGGTTTGCCGAGTTTTTGGGTTCCCTGGGGCGGCATGATGTTTTGGCACAGGCGGAGGGTTCCCAGGTGCCTTTGATCCATACGGCGATGGTCTGGGAGCGGGGTTGGACCTTGGAGCCGTTATTTCGCCAGGGGGTGGCGGACGGGGTGCTACTGCCGGAGGATGGGGAGTATTTCCAGGTGTTTACGATGGCGGGGCGACCGGGGGAATTGGCGTTTAATTGTCCCCGCATCAGTGGGCAGGTGGATGGCACCAATCCCTGGCATTTGACCCAGGCGCAAATTTTGGGACGGCGGGCGATGCGCCGGTATTTAGCGTTTTGTCGCCGCTATCTGCCGGGGTGTGAAAACGCCTATCTGGTGATGGGTGCCCCGTTGGTAGGGGTGCGGGAGTCCCGGCGCCTGGTGGGGGAATATGTGCTGACCGAGGCGGATGTGCTGGGGGCCCGGAAATTTCCCGATGGCATTGGCCGGAACAATTACCCGATTGACATCCATCGCCCCACCAAAGACCAGCGCCCGGGGTTGACCCGTCTGCCCGCCGGGGAGTACCACGAAATTCCCTACCGCTGTTTGGTGCCGGTGGGGGTGGAGCAGTTGTTGGTGGCGGGACGGTGTTTGTCGGCCACATTTGCCGCCCAGGGTTCCGTGCGGGTACAGTCCAACTGTCGGGCGATGGGGGAAGCGGCGGCGGTGGCAATGGGAATGTCTTTGACTGCCCAGATCACCCCCCGCCGGGTGGATGGGGTGCAATTACGCCAAAAACTCATTGCCCAAGGAGCGAAACTCTAA
- a CDS encoding tetratricopeptide repeat protein has translation MIWRLLLISSGFLFTSALTWAQTPGITVPAIQRNLDQLLRQGRELVRRGDLTAALELYQQVAELSPDNGSVFATIGYLHTQQSNWPAALIAYQRAVTLSPKNADFFNALALVQAELGNYLEASGSYNRSLRLNARQVTAYLGLAAIQERLGNPQASLATLGRGLVLNPKSVALHEALGRVWLKTDQPERALDTLIRAAQLAPRNTTIQRLIALSWALKGDTPRAKQLLLNALALNPRDAEIYFQLAKLQETTGDLPGAIRTYELAAQLQPARAYSTLGQLYMQQQNWEQAVLAYRQVIQLEPELAIAHYQLGLALHRQKKNLEAESVLLTARSLYQRQENATGLNQVEQLLNQVKPAPKSKIKPSKKPEPTEPLPYDGY, from the coding sequence ATGATTTGGCGATTATTACTGATCAGCAGTGGGTTTTTGTTCACCTCGGCGCTAACTTGGGCGCAAACCCCTGGGATCACCGTACCCGCTATCCAGCGAAACCTGGATCAACTCCTGCGCCAAGGGCGGGAATTGGTCCGCCGGGGTGACCTGACGGCGGCCTTAGAACTGTATCAACAGGTGGCAGAATTATCCCCCGACAATGGGTCCGTATTTGCCACCATCGGCTATCTCCACACCCAGCAGAGCAACTGGCCCGCCGCCCTGATTGCCTACCAACGGGCCGTAACCCTCAGCCCCAAAAATGCGGATTTTTTCAACGCCCTTGCCCTGGTGCAGGCGGAATTGGGGAACTACCTGGAAGCCAGCGGCAGTTACAACCGCAGTCTGCGCTTAAATGCCCGGCAAGTAACCGCCTATCTGGGGCTGGCCGCCATCCAAGAACGCCTGGGCAATCCCCAGGCCAGCCTCGCCACCTTGGGACGGGGGCTGGTTCTCAACCCCAAATCCGTCGCCCTCCACGAAGCCCTGGGGCGGGTCTGGCTCAAAACCGACCAACCGGAACGAGCCTTGGATACCCTCATCCGCGCCGCCCAACTCGCCCCCCGCAACACCACCATTCAACGGTTGATCGCCCTGAGTTGGGCACTCAAAGGCGACACCCCCCGCGCCAAGCAACTCCTGCTCAACGCCCTCGCCCTCAACCCCCGGGATGCGGAAATTTACTTCCAACTGGCCAAACTCCAGGAAACCACCGGCGACCTGCCCGGAGCCATCCGCACCTACGAACTGGCCGCCCAACTGCAACCCGCCCGCGCCTATAGCACCCTGGGGCAACTCTATATGCAACAACAAAACTGGGAACAGGCGGTGCTGGCCTACCGCCAAGTGATTCAACTGGAGCCGGAATTGGCCATCGCCCATTATCAACTGGGGCTGGCTCTGCACCGGCAGAAAAAAAATCTGGAGGCCGAAAGCGTCCTGCTCACCGCCCGTAGCCTTTACCAACGCCAGGAAAATGCCACCGGCCTGAATCAAGTGGAACAACTGCTCAACCAGGTCAAGCCCGCCCCCAAATCGAAAATTAAACCAAGCAAAAAGCCAGAACCTACCGAACCCTTGCCCTATGATGGGTATTAA
- a CDS encoding DUF3644 domain-containing protein → MLTAVQIFNNPNIQFKSESFIV, encoded by the coding sequence ATGCTGACTGCGGTTCAAATATTTAATAACCCAAACATACAATTTAAGTCAGAAAGTTTTATTGTATAG
- a CDS encoding GTPase, producing MEDAAFWQSIQVQCHAHAQRYQPWLGDLVAPEPPFAIVILGAPGVGKSTLLRQIVHPLPLPAGSTPWPVSIFTQEPPVLWTDTPGWSSDQVPTIHTALAQADVGFWVVNQPDSSPPELVATLKNWGRPVVKVVNLRGGETPPSTPAQGNIIAVLSVRLMPYNQPRRQEWPDGRVEWDTVILPADITALQTLWHQLLTHQQAIRNVNQLLGMAVQERQWAEKQGQTPVFPAPVLVKSLLLTLSPGGLVSVLLSVGTDLVTLICLSRRLHLPITRQGIGRVATALVLSSATVGFLGLGEGAEMGMMALGQGVWGGITSYGLQRIARTYLQQGITWQADGPDQLLQHIYARLTPGSWLHAWVGSGLNIDSKQS from the coding sequence ATGGAGGATGCCGCCTTTTGGCAATCAATTCAAGTGCAATGCCACGCCCACGCCCAACGTTATCAGCCTTGGTTGGGTGACCTGGTTGCCCCGGAGCCTCCCTTTGCCATCGTGATCCTGGGGGCACCGGGGGTAGGCAAATCCACCCTCCTGCGCCAGATCGTCCACCCCTTGCCCCTGCCAGCAGGAAGCACCCCTTGGCCGGTAAGTATTTTTACTCAAGAACCGCCCGTACTCTGGACGGATACCCCCGGTTGGAGTAGCGACCAAGTTCCCACCATTCACACCGCCCTGGCGCAAGCGGATGTGGGTTTTTGGGTGGTGAACCAACCGGATAGCTCCCCCCCGGAGTTGGTGGCAACCTTAAAAAACTGGGGTCGCCCGGTGGTCAAGGTAGTAAATCTTCGGGGGGGTGAAACGCCGCCATCCACCCCCGCCCAGGGAAATATCATTGCCGTTTTATCGGTGCGTTTAATGCCCTACAATCAACCCCGGCGCCAGGAATGGCCGGATGGGCGGGTAGAGTGGGACACGGTGATTTTGCCTGCGGACATCACGGCGTTGCAGACCCTTTGGCACCAGCTACTCACTCACCAACAGGCGATTCGTAATGTGAATCAGTTGCTGGGTATGGCCGTCCAGGAGCGGCAATGGGCAGAGAAACAAGGGCAAACCCCGGTTTTTCCCGCCCCCGTACTGGTAAAGTCTCTGCTTTTAACCCTCAGCCCGGGGGGATTGGTCAGTGTTTTGCTTTCCGTGGGTACGGATTTGGTAACGCTGATATGCCTCAGCCGCCGTCTGCACCTGCCCATTACCCGCCAGGGCATCGGACGGGTGGCTACTGCCCTGGTGCTCAGTAGTGCCACGGTGGGTTTCCTGGGGCTGGGAGAGGGCGCAGAAATGGGCATGATGGCTCTGGGGCAAGGCGTATGGGGAGGCATCACCAGCTATGGGTTACAACGCATTGCCCGCACCTATCTCCAGCAGGGCATCACTTGGCAAGCCGACGGCCCGGATCAACTCCTGCAACATATTTACGCCCGCCTCACCCCCGGCAGTTGGCTCCACGCCTGGGTGGGGTCGGGGTTGAACATCGACAGCAAACAATCCTAA
- a CDS encoding helix-turn-helix domain-containing protein: MADPNTVQRQVPPRSVLSEREVEIVELVAAGLKNQDIARRLEISKRTVDNHISNILTKTATENRVALVRWALQSGRVCVDGVNCCIIPE, translated from the coding sequence ATGGCAGACCCCAATACAGTACAACGTCAGGTGCCCCCCCGTTCCGTCCTCTCCGAACGGGAAGTGGAAATTGTCGAACTGGTGGCCGCTGGTCTAAAAAACCAGGACATTGCCCGCCGCCTCGAAATCAGCAAACGCACCGTTGACAACCACATCAGCAACATTCTCACCAAAACCGCCACCGAAAACCGGGTCGCCCTCGTGCGCTGGGCGTTACAATCCGGCAGAGTCTGCGTGGATGGGGTCAACTGCTGTATCATCCCGGAATGA
- a CDS encoding pentapeptide repeat-containing protein produces MHLQTLSQRYAQGEKDFSRLNLAGADLSGIILAGGDLRGTNFQGANLHGANLSRCRLHAVNFRGARLTMTNLRRANLPKSNLSLCSLVWSDLGGANLQGADLQNVVFDQPRPHLPRWGMILFNLVVVVTIAVLLIYNRWATGLGLLVLGALANLVAMGWRSPTGANLRGADLRGANLTGAQLGGMYLLSSRCEGATLPNGWPYQFWLNFFPWD; encoded by the coding sequence ATGCACCTCCAGACCCTCAGCCAGCGGTATGCCCAAGGGGAAAAAGACTTCAGCCGCCTAAACCTCGCCGGGGCGGACTTGAGTGGTATCATCCTGGCGGGGGGGGATTTGCGGGGCACCAACTTCCAGGGAGCCAACCTGCACGGAGCCAATCTCAGCCGTTGTCGCCTGCATGCAGTCAATTTCCGGGGTGCCCGTTTGACCATGACAAATCTGCGGCGGGCTAATTTGCCCAAAAGCAATCTCAGCCTGTGTTCGCTGGTGTGGAGTGACCTGGGTGGGGCGAATCTCCAGGGTGCGGACTTGCAAAATGTCGTTTTTGACCAGCCCCGTCCCCATCTGCCCCGCTGGGGAATGATTTTGTTTAATCTAGTTGTTGTGGTTACAATAGCTGTGCTTTTAATATACAATCGCTGGGCAACGGGGTTGGGATTGCTGGTGTTGGGGGCGTTGGCAAATCTTGTGGCTATGGGCTGGCGTAGTCCCACCGGGGCAAATTTGCGGGGGGCTGACCTGCGGGGGGCGAATTTGACCGGGGCACAGTTGGGGGGGATGTATCTGCTGTCCAGTCGTTGCGAAGGGGCGACCCTGCCCAATGGTTGGCCCTATCAATTTTGGTTGAATTTTTTCCCCTGGGATTGA
- a CDS encoding 2Fe-2S iron-sulfur cluster-binding protein has protein sequence MRYYNVIIHDRQKGETYRAQVPENEYLLTSLEAQGIALPFACRNGCCTTCGVRVQRGEVLQTEALGISAPLRAAGYALVCVGYARSDLELTTQDEDELYELQFGQYFGKGRVRVGLPLEED, from the coding sequence ATGCGTTACTATAATGTAATAATTCACGACCGGCAAAAGGGGGAGACTTATCGGGCGCAGGTGCCGGAGAATGAGTATTTATTAACCAGTTTGGAAGCCCAGGGGATTGCGTTACCTTTTGCCTGTCGGAATGGCTGTTGTACGACCTGTGGGGTGCGGGTACAGCGGGGGGAGGTGCTTCAGACCGAAGCCCTGGGGATTTCGGCTCCTTTGCGGGCGGCGGGTTATGCCTTGGTTTGTGTGGGGTATGCCCGGTCGGATTTGGAACTGACGACCCAGGACGAGGACGAATTATACGAATTGCAATTTGGGCAGTATTTTGGCAAAGGACGGGTGCGGGTGGGATTGCCCTTGGAGGAGGATTAG
- a CDS encoding D-alanine--D-alanine ligase family protein, with protein MIRVGLLFGGQSAEHEISVQSARNILAALSPTRYEPVPIGITRQGQWWLAELDWLAQASPQKLPPFVQGLTPVAVVPSQGLVGLRQHQWEPLPVDVVFPVLHGPRGEDGTVQGLLTLAGLPFVGAGVLGSAVGMDKEVMKRLLTQAGIPVGNYRCYRRGQAVNPETVIAALGLPVFVKPANLGSSVGVTRVRTAEELRPALEKAWQYDAKVLVEQAITGREIECAILDGSPPQASVAGEIIPQHDFYSYEAKYLDDQGALLKMPADLTPDQVTQVQALSVQVFQVLECAGLGRVDWFFTPDGTWIVNEINTIPGFTQISMYPKLWELSGISYGDLVNRLLELALGAD; from the coding sequence ATGATCCGGGTTGGGTTACTTTTTGGCGGCCAGTCGGCGGAGCATGAAATTTCTGTCCAATCGGCACGCAATATTCTGGCGGCTCTGTCCCCTACCCGTTACGAACCGGTGCCCATCGGCATTACCCGCCAAGGGCAGTGGTGGCTGGCTGAACTGGATTGGCTGGCACAGGCCAGCCCCCAAAAACTGCCCCCTTTTGTGCAGGGGCTAACCCCCGTAGCAGTGGTGCCCAGTCAAGGGCTGGTGGGTTTGCGTCAACACCAATGGGAACCTTTACCCGTGGATGTGGTGTTTCCGGTGCTACATGGCCCCCGGGGCGAGGATGGCACGGTGCAGGGCTTGCTCACCTTGGCCGGGTTGCCCTTTGTGGGGGCGGGGGTGCTGGGGTCGGCCGTGGGCATGGACAAGGAGGTGATGAAACGTCTGCTCACCCAGGCGGGGATACCGGTCGGAAATTACCGTTGTTACCGGCGGGGACAGGCGGTGAACCCGGAAACAGTAATTGCCGCATTGGGGTTACCGGTATTTGTCAAACCGGCCAACCTGGGTTCATCCGTGGGGGTGACCCGGGTGCGTACTGCCGAAGAATTGCGCCCCGCTTTGGAAAAAGCCTGGCAGTACGATGCCAAAGTATTGGTGGAACAGGCCATCACCGGGCGAGAAATTGAATGCGCCATTTTAGACGGGTCGCCGCCCCAGGCTTCCGTGGCGGGGGAAATTATTCCCCAACATGATTTTTATTCCTACGAGGCGAAATACCTGGACGACCAGGGGGCTTTATTAAAAATGCCCGCAGATTTAACCCCAGACCAGGTGACCCAGGTGCAAGCCTTATCAGTACAAGTGTTCCAGGTGTTGGAATGTGCGGGGTTGGGGCGGGTGGACTGGTTTTTCACCCCTGACGGCACCTGGATTGTGAATGAGATCAATACGATTCCCGGTTTTACCCAAATCAGTATGTACCCAAAATTGTGGGAACTGAGTGGCATCAGCTACGGCGATTTAGTCAACCGCCTGCTGGAATTGGCCTTGGGTGCTGATTAG